The DNA sequence TCTAATCGGTGTTGTGCTCTTTCTAGGATGCGATCATACACTCGTTCCCACCGTCTCGCTTCTTCTTCGGAAAGTGCACCGTGATGGGCTTCGACGGCTTGCTTGGCGGCTAACAGAAACGTGGTCATGCGCATCGCCCACGTATGCCCCTGTTCGATGAATCCTTTTAACTCACGCAAATGGTGGGCATGACAAAGGGCATGGGTGGCATGTGTGTATTTCGGATACGTACCGAACGCATCGTGCATCATCGTCCCTTCATATCGGGGAAGAATCCCGATCTCATCGGTCGCTTTTTTTCCACGAGAAGCGTGAGGAGCCAAGTATGTATATCTCGATGTACACGCGACATGCACCCATGCGAGTTTCCCATTGATGCGCAAACTCGTTTCATCGACATGCAGGATGTTGGATTCAAGTAAGGCGTCTTCGATGATGTCCATATTTGATTCCAGCGCTTCGCGTCCTCGTTTCACCATATTGGCAAGGGTTCCTGTACTAATCGAGTGTTGATATAACGCTTCGATTGTATCACTTAAACGCTTGTACGGGATCAATTGGATATGATGTAAATAAACAACGAGCGCCGTGAGCCGTGGACCGTATTGCACATGATTCGTGACATGGGATGGGAATTCGGCTTGTTGCACGCATCGACAATGTGGACACGATTTCACTTCACGTTCATGTTGTGTCACCTCGATCGCCACAGGAGGGACATCAAACACTTGACGGATATCGACTTTGAACGGTTTGACTTCACGCAAAGAAGCTCCACATCCTTGACACGTATGCACACGGTGGACGACACGATGATGTGGATGTTCCACTTGACGGAGCGTCTTCCCCTCATGTCCCTCTTGCCCACCAGGCTTTTTGCCAGACGGCTCGCGGGAGGAACGCTTTTTCTCAAAACGGTCAGAAGATGGGGGCAAATGGCTATTGGAGCTGTTTTTTTTCGTGCGTGCTTCCAGCTCTTGAACACGGTACTTCAGTTGTTCATTTTCTTTGCGTAGCTGTTTGTTTTCGTGACGCAAATGTTCATTTTCTTGAATGAGTTGATGAATGAGCTGTTTTTGTTGTTGAACTTTGCCGATTAAGCTCTCAACTGTAAATACAGCTTGTTGTACCGTCAACATGCGATTCACCTCCTTGTCTATCAATATTCACATCATAGACAAGGAAAGAAGAAAATATTCAGCTCACTTTATGATGTGGCTGAATAGTTACTAAACAAAAAGGTTTTTGGTGTTGTTTTTGGATTCTTCTTAGCAAAGTGGGGGGGACAATCATCGCCATGTGCGGTTTTATTGGCTGTATTCATGATCGCCCAAGAGCGATTGAGCAAACATGGAAAACAACGTTGGTGGAGATGAACCGCCTGATTACCCATCGCGGCCCCGACGATGAGGGGTATTTTTTTGATGACTACGTGAGTTTTGGTTTTCGGCGTTTGAGCATCATCGATCTGGAGGCGGGACATCAGCCGCTGTCTTATGAAAACGATCGATATTGGATCATTTTTAACGGGGAAATTTACAACTATCTTGAATTGCGGGAAGAGCTGGCGGCGAAAGGATATTCGTTTGCGACGCATTCGGATACCGAGGTGATTGTCGCCCTTTACAGCGCCGAAAAAGAAAAAGCGGTCGAAAAG is a window from the Geobacillus stearothermophilus ATCC 12980 genome containing:
- a CDS encoding IS66-like element ISBst12 family transposase; amino-acid sequence: MLTVQQAVFTVESLIGKVQQQKQLIHQLIQENEHLRHENKQLRKENEQLKYRVQELEARTKKNSSNSHLPPSSDRFEKKRSSREPSGKKPGGQEGHEGKTLRQVEHPHHRVVHRVHTCQGCGASLREVKPFKVDIRQVFDVPPVAIEVTQHEREVKSCPHCRCVQQAEFPSHVTNHVQYGPRLTALVVYLHHIQLIPYKRLSDTIEALYQHSISTGTLANMVKRGREALESNMDIIEDALLESNILHVDETSLRINGKLAWVHVACTSRYTYLAPHASRGKKATDEIGILPRYEGTMMHDAFGTYPKYTHATHALCHAHHLRELKGFIEQGHTWAMRMTTFLLAAKQAVEAHHGALSEEEARRWERVYDRILERAQHRLETMTPLPKKALAFVRRLQKRKEEALRFLREVHVPFDNNQAERDLRMVKVKENISGTFREETFAQSFCIARSIVSTLTKHEKNVWDSLCLLLAGETIDRVLSAT